One window from the genome of Osmerus eperlanus chromosome 1, fOsmEpe2.1, whole genome shotgun sequence encodes:
- the gmppb gene encoding mannose-1-phosphate guanyltransferase beta: MKALILVGGYGTRLRPLTLSVPKPLVDFCNKPILLHQVEALVKAGVDHVILAVSYMSDLLEREMRIQEERLGIRISLSHEKEPLGTAGPLALARELLTDDDEAFFVLNSDVICDFPFEDMLKFHKHHGREGTIVVTRVEEPSKYGVVVYEAESGRIYRFVEKPQVFVSNKINAGMYIFSPSMLSRIQLQPTSIEKEIFPLMAEERHLYAMELQGFWMDIGQPKDFLTGMCMYLQSVRQHAPERLRTGPGFLGNVLVAPTAQIGENCTIGPNVTLGADVVLEDGVRIKRCTVLKGARVRSHSWLESCIVGWSSSVGQWVRMENVTVLGEDVIVNDELYLNGANVLPHKSINDSVPEPRIIM; the protein is encoded by the exons ATGAAAGCTCTGATCCTGGTTGGAGGTTACGGCACCAGGCTGCGGCCGCTCACCCTGTCCGTGCCCAAGCCCCTGGTGGACTTCTGTAACAAACCCATCCTCCTTCATCAGGTGGAGGCGCTTGTCAAG gctggAGTGGACCATGTTATCCTGGCCGTAAGCTACATGTCTgatctgctggagagagagatgaggattcAGGAAGAAAGG CTTGGCATCCggatctctctgtctcatgaGAAGGAACCGCTGGGAACAG ccggccccctggccctggccagaGAGCTGCTGACAGACGACGACGAGGCATTCTTTGTGCTCAACAGCGACGTCATCTGCGACTTCCCCTTCGAGGACATGCTGAAGTTCCACAAGCACCACGGCCGGGAGGGCACCATCGTG GTGACCAGGGTGGAGGAGCCGTCCAAGTACGGCGTGGTGGTGTACGAGGCCGAGAGCGGACGGATCTACCGCTTCGTGGAGAAGCCCCAGGTGTTCGTCTCCAACAAGATCAATGCTGGCATGTACATCTTCAGCCCCTCCATGCTCTCCAGGATCCAG CTCCAACCCACCTCCATAGAGAAGGAGATCTTTCCCCTCATGGCCGAGGAGAGACACCTGTACGCTATGGAGCTTCAAG GGTTCTGGATGGATATCGGTCAGCCCAAGGACTTCCTGACAGGCATGTGCATGTACCTGCAGTCGGTACGGCAACATGCACCTGAGCGTCTACGCACCGGGCCTGGCTTCCTGGGGAACGTTCTGGTG GCCCCTACGGCCCAGATCGGGGAGAACTGCACCATCGGGCCCAACGTGACGCTCGGCGCTGACGTGGTGCTGGAGGACGGGGTGAGGATTAAGCGCTGCACGGTCCTAAAGGGGGCCCGAGTCCGATCCCACTCCTGGCTGGAGTCCTGCATCGTGGGCTGGAGCTCCTCTGTGGGGCAGtgg GTACGCATGGAGAACGTGACCGTTCTAGGCGAAGACGTGATTGTCAACGACGAGCTCTACCTCAACGGGGCCAACGTCCTTCCTCACAAGTCCATCAACGACTCTGTGCCTGAGCCGCGCATCATCATGTAG